Proteins encoded in a region of the Clostridium beijerinckii genome:
- a CDS encoding multidrug resistance efflux transporter family protein, whose amino-acid sequence MTKALILGIAASFFFAFTFILNQQMNISGGSFLWSSSLRYIFMLPLLLIIMIINRQLNPVLNDIINKPIQWIAWSTIGFGLFYTPLSFASTYGASWLVAGTWQLTIVAGALMSPLFFKSIKTPTGICKVRNTLPKKSLLMSSLILLGIFLMQFEEAKSVSFSEIISVIIPVILAAFAYPLGNRKMMEICNDKFNTFQRVFGMTLCSMPFWILISIFGVLSAGMPSKGQVLQSLIVAIFSGIIATILFFKATDIVSNDTHKLAVVESTQSGEVIFTLIGGVFIFHDKCPTFVGLAGIVLIVIGMILNSIVKS is encoded by the coding sequence ATGACAAAAGCACTCATATTAGGAATTGCAGCATCATTTTTCTTTGCATTTACATTTATATTAAATCAACAAATGAATATTTCTGGAGGAAGTTTTTTATGGAGTTCATCTCTACGGTATATATTTATGCTACCACTCTTGCTTATTATTATGATTATAAATAGACAATTAAATCCAGTATTAAATGATATAATTAATAAACCCATTCAATGGATTGCTTGGAGCACAATAGGCTTTGGATTATTTTACACTCCCTTAAGCTTTGCATCTACATATGGTGCATCATGGCTGGTTGCTGGAACTTGGCAATTAACCATAGTTGCTGGTGCTCTTATGTCTCCATTATTTTTTAAAAGTATTAAAACACCCACTGGAATATGCAAAGTAAGGAATACACTTCCCAAAAAATCTCTATTAATGTCCTCTTTAATATTACTAGGTATATTTTTAATGCAGTTTGAAGAAGCAAAAAGTGTCTCTTTTTCAGAAATAATCTCTGTAATTATCCCAGTTATACTAGCTGCATTTGCTTACCCACTTGGTAATCGCAAGATGATGGAAATTTGCAATGACAAATTTAATACCTTTCAAAGAGTATTTGGAATGACTTTATGTAGCATGCCATTTTGGATATTAATATCAATATTCGGTGTATTGTCTGCAGGTATGCCAAGTAAAGGGCAAGTGCTTCAATCCTTAATCGTTGCCATTTTTTCAGGGATTATTGCTACAATATTATTTTTTAAAGCAACCGATATAGTAAGTAATGATACACACAAATTAGCCGTCGTGGAATCAACACAATCCGGTGAAGTAATATTTACTCTTATAGGTGGAGTTTTTATATTTCATGATAAATGTCCGACATTTGTTGGACTAGCAGGCATAGTACTAATAGTAATAGGTATGATTTTAAATAGCATTGTTAAATCATAA